The genomic interval GCTGAGCCGCACCATGGTGCGGGTGAAGGCAGGGAGCGCCGCGCTGACGTGCAGATCGGGGAAGACCACCCGGGAGGTGCACTCCCCGGTCTCCCGCCGGTCGAAGACCAGCTCCGCCGGCACGCCCTGGCGCAGCAGGACGACGTCGGGGCTGTAGCCGCCCCGCACCGTGATGTCGGCCCGCTGGACACCGTCTTCGATCTTCGCGGCGCCGGCTCTGCGGGGTCCGAAGAAGAACCATCCCAGGGCCGCGATCAGCCCTGCCGCTACCACAGCCGCGATGGCGTCGGCGACACCCATGACAGGCCTCCGTCCCTGGCCGGAACCGCCTCGTTCACCTTCCAGCCTGCATCGCGACAAACAAGAGGGCCCACTCACCCGCGCGAACGAGCCCTCCGTCCTCCACCAGTCGGCGCGACAAGGAGAGACCATGGAGGTAGGTGCCCCCCCACCGCAGGACCCGTACCCCGGATGACCTGGGGAAGTGAAGCGCAATGATGTTCTGGTACGGCCACGGCATGAGTGGCTGGGGCTGGTTCGCAATGACGATCAGCATGATCCTGTTCTGGGGGCTGATCATCACCGTCGCCGTGCTCCTCTTCCGGTCCCTCGCCCGCCCGGCAGTCCCGCCCGGTGGCGAACACACCAGCTGGCACAAAGGCCCCGCGCCCGGCAGCCCCGAACAGATCCTCGCCGAGCGGTACGCACGCGGCGAGATCGACGAGGAGGAATACCAGCGTCGCCTGGCCACTCTCCGCGGCTCGCCACCGGGCCCGGCGAAACCCTGACCGGGCAGGCTCCCGCCCTCCGCCTTTGGCGCTCGCCCACCGAGGAGCGCGTCATGAGCACCCACGCAAGTTCCCCAGGGCACGGCAAGCGAGGCGGGCACGGATGGATGATGATCACCTGCTGTGTCCCGATGCTCGTCGCGGCGATCATGCTGGTCGCCACGGGCCTCCTCAGCCCCGGATTTCTCATCACCGCGGTCATGTGCATGGGCATGATGGTGCTGATGATGCGCGGCATGGGCCGCGACAACCGCTCCTGACTCCGCGGAGCCCGGCGATGACCACCACAGAACTGACCGGCACACTGCTCCTGACCGGCCGGCTCTGCTGAGCGACCCTCCGCCTTGCCGCCTTGTGCCGCCGCTGCCCGCCCTTCGCCAGCGCTGACGCGACGCCGTCCATGCGGCCACAGAGCGCTACTTCGCCCACCGGCTGGACACCCGGAAGAGAGCGATCGCCACATCAGGGGCAGACGGGCCTGAAGAATCGCTCCTGCGGCGCGGCAACCCTCGTTGATGCCTCTCGTCACGTAGACGTATGCCGAGAACCTCCCCGTAGCCAGGAGCTCCCGACATGAGCACGCTCTGCCTTCAGGCCCGCCGCGCTGCTTCGGCCACTGCTGTCGCGGTGACGGCGACGCTCGTCCTGGCTGCCTGCGGCGGGAACAGCAACAACGGGGGATCGGCCGGCACGTCCACCAGCGCCACCCCCTCCGGATCGGCCTCCGCCCCCGCTGGACTGCACAACCAGGCCGACGTCACCTTCGCGCAGGGGATGATCCCGCACCACCGCCAGGCCATCGTCATGTCCGACATGGTCCAGGCCCACTCCTCCTCCGGCGAGGTGAAGGCACTCACTGAGAGGATCAAGAAGGCGCAGGCGCCGGAGATCGAGACCATGACCGCCTGGCTGAGAGCCTGGGGCGAGCCGGTCCCCCGGGGATGAGCGGCATGAGCCACGGAAGTCCCACCGGCATGCCCGGCATGATGGACGACCAGCAGATGAACAGCCTCAAGGGCATGACGGGAACAGCGTTCGACAAGATGTTCCTGACCATGATGATCGAGCACCATGAAGGCGCGATCTCGATGGCCAACACCGAGAAACGGCGAGGCTCTTACGCGCCGGCCAAGGAGCTGGCGGACAGCATCGTCACCTCGCAGACCGCAGAGATCGCGCAGATGCGGAAGATGCTCGGTACCGGCTCACCCTCCCCGACCGCATCCTGACCACCGGACCGGCCGGTGCGTGAAGGGTGGCTGGTCAAAGCCCTGGCGGGGAGCTCCTGAGCGTGGTGTGATGGAAGTGGCGGGAGGAACCCGCAAGAGACGTGGGGAAGCGGTTCACGACCGTGCACCGCGCAATCGGGATCCGCGAGAAGCGGATGGGCCCTCCCGTTGACGGCGTCGCCGCCAGGACGTCCGGGGCGCCCAAACCGATGGCGGCTCCGTGCTCGCCAAGGAGGTGCGATGCCCCTTACCGGACGCGTCATCCCCTTCTCCGAGCTGGGCCGCTCGGACGTGTCCGTAGTGGGCGGCAAGAACGGCTCGCTCGGTGAACTCATCCGGCACCTGGCCCCCGTAGGGGTCAACGTCCCCGACGGGTTCGCCACCACCGCCGACGCTTACCGCGAGTTCCTGCGGACGGATGGCCTGGGCGACCGGATCGCCGGGCATCTGGCCCGCCTGCCGTCAGGCGCGGCGCTGTCGGAGGTGGGCGCGGCGATCCGCGCCGACATCCTCGCCACGCCCCTGCCCACGGCCTTGGGGGACGAGGTCATCCAGGCGTACGCCCGGCTCGCTCACGAGGCCGGGCGTACCGATCCCGATGTCGCCGTGCGCAGCAGCGCCACCGCCGAGGACCTGCCCGAGGCGAGCTTCGCCGGGCAGCAGGAGACCTACCTCAACGTTCGCGGTGGCGAAGCGCTGCTGGACGCGTGTCACCGCTGCTACGCCTCCCTCTTCACCGACCGGGCGATCGACTACCGGGAGCGGATGCGCTTCGACCAGCTCGCCGTGGCCCTTTCGGTCGGCGTGCAGCTGATGGTCCGCTCCGACCTGGGCTGCTCGGGGGTGATGTTCACTCTGGACACCGAGACCGGGTTCCCGGAGGTCGTGGTGATCGACGCGGCGTGGGGGCTCGGCGAGAGCGTCGTCAGCGGGCAGGTCGATCCTGACGAGTACGTCGTGTTCAAGCCCCTGCTCAAGAATCCGGTCCTGAACCCGGTGATCCGTGCGGCGACCGGCAGCAAGCTCATCAAGGTCGTCTACGCCGAGGGCGGCCTCACCCGCACGGTGGACACCGGCCGTGCGGAGCGTGGTGCGCGCGTGCTCGACGACGGCGAAGCGCGGTCGCTCGCCGAGTGGGCCGTGGCGGTCGAGCGGCATTACGGGACGCCCATGGACCTGGAGTGGGCCAAGGACGGCCGTACCGGGGAGGTGTTCGTGGTGCAGGCCCGTCCCGAGACGGTACGATCCCGGCGGGCCCCTGCCGTGCTGCGCCGCTACAAGCTCACCGGCACCGGCGAATGCCTGGTCACCGGGGTGGCCGTGGGTGAAGCAGTGGGCGCCGGCCCGGCGTGCGCGCTCGCGACCCCCGTGGGGCTGGAACGCTTCCCCACCGGCTCGGTGCTGGTGACGTCGGTGACCGACCCCGACTGGGAACCGCTGATGAAGCGGGCCGCGGCCATTGTCACCGACCACGGCGGACGCACCTCCCACGCCGCCATCGTCAGCCGGGAGCTCGGTGTCCCGGCTGTCGTCGGCACCGGCAACGCGACGGCCGTCCTGGCCGACAGCGACCCGGTCACCGTCTCCTGCGCCGAGGGCTCGGAAGGCCGCGTCTACGCAGGCCTGGTCGGCTACGAGGAGACGGACATCGACGTCACGGAGCTGCCCGCGACGCGTACCCGGGTCATGCTGAACCTCGCGGACCCAGCCGCGGCCTTCCGCTGGTGGCAGCTGCCGGCGGACGGCGTGGGGCTGGCCCGTATGGAGTTCATGGTGGCCCATCAGGTGAAAGTCCATCCCATGGCGCTGCTCCGGCCCGGCCGGCTCTCCGCCGAGGAGCGGCACGCCGTCGACGAGCTCACCGCGGGGTATGCCGACCGTGCCGAATACTTCGTCGATCGTCTGGCGCGCGGGGTGGCCACCATTACCGCCTCCCGATGGCCGGCTCCGGTGATCCTGCGCACCAGCGACTTCAAGACCAACGAGTACGCCAAGTTGGTCGGCGGCCGCCCCTTCGAACCGGCCGAGGCAAACCCGATGATCGGGTGGCGTGGCGCCAGCCGCTACTACAGCGAGGGCTACCGGGAAGGATTCGCCCTGGAGTGCCAGGCGATCCGGCGGGTGCGCGAGGGCTTCGGACTGACCAACGTCGTAGTGATGATCCCCTTCTGCCGTACTCCGGCGGAAGCGGACCGTGTCCTGGAAGTCATGGCACAGGAAGGACTACGGCGTGGTGAGCACGGGTTGCAGGTGTACGTCATGGCGGAGATCCCGGCGAACATTGTTCTCGCTCGCGAATTCGCCGAGCGCTTCGACGGCTTCTCCATCGGCAGCAACGATCTCACGCAGCTCACCTTGGGCGTGGACCGCGACTCGGAGGAGCTGGCCGGGCTCTTCGACGAGACGGACCGCGCGGTGACCAGGAGCATCGAATCCCTGATCTCCATCGCCCATGACGCAGGCCGTCCTGTGGGCCTGTGCGGTCAACGCCCGAGTGACGACCCCGACTTCGCGGCGTTCCTGGTCGCAGCCGGGATCGACTCCGTCTCTGTCGCACCCGACAGCTTCGTCCCGGTGAAACAGCATGTGGCGGCGGCCGAACAGCAGTGAGTGGGAGCGGCGCCCGGGCACCGCCCACCCGTGGAGGTGGTCATCGTGGCACGTCCGGTCGCTGTGGGCGTCGACGGCTCGGAGGAGAGCCTCGCCGCCGTGGCCTGGGCCGCGCGCGAGGCCGTGACACGGGACGCGCCACTGCGCGTCGTACACGCACTGGAGTGGAGGACCAGCAATCTGCAGTTCTCCCCCGGCGTCTCCGCCCAGCGCGAATGGGCGGAGGGCAGGATCGAGACCGTTCGGCAGGAGCTGGCCGAGGCGCATCCGGGCCTGCGGGTCGACGTGGACGGCGTTTCCGAGCTGCCGGCGAAGGCACTCATCGAGGCGGGCCGGGAGTCGCAGCTGCTCGCGCTGGGATCGCGAGGGCTCGGCGGCTTCGAGGGGTGGCTGCTGGGCTCGGTGAGCCTGGCGGTGGTCGCCCACGCGACCGTACCTGTGGTGTTGGTCCGTGCCGGGGTGGAGCCGCCGGTGCGCGGAGGTGACGGTCCGGTCGTGGTGGGGGTCGGGCGGGATGGTTCGTACGGCCCGTTGGTGGACTTCGCCTTCCGCGCCGCGGCGGCCAGGCAGGTCGTGCTGCGGGTCGTCCACGCCCGACAGCAGGAAGCCACCGACGGCAGTGAAGGCGAGGAGAAACCGGGCGGCGGCGTCCTCGTGGGCCGATTGGCCCCATGGCGGCAGCAGTGGCCGGGCGTGGAAGTGGACAAGTGGCTGACGACCGGGCCGGCCGCCCAGCGTCTGGTCGAGGCAGCCAGGGACGCGGAGCTCCTGGTCGTCGGCCGTCGTGTGCACCGGCCGGCCCTCGGCGCGCATATCGGCCCCGTAACCCACGCTGCGGTCCACCATGTCAGATGTCCGGTGGCGGTTGTACCGCACAGCTGACATAAACGGGAGTATCTGGGATCTTCCGGAAGGGACCCGAACGTCATGCTGCAGCACCGGACGGTTGATGAGCTCATGACCCGCAACGTGGTGCGGGTGCGGCCGGACACGCCGTTCAAGGAGATCGTCAGGGAGCTCGCCGAGAACGACGTCACGGCGGTGCCGGTCGTCGACCCCAGCGGCCGAGTGGTCGGCGTGGTCTCCGAGGCGGACCTGATGCGCAAGTCGGCCGACCAGCCCGACCCCTTCGGCCGCGTGGCCGTACCCAGTCTCGAAGCGTGGGAGCGTGCCAAAGCGGAAGGCGCCAGGGCCGAGGAACTCATGTCCGCTCCCCCGGTGTGCGCGCGGCCGGAGTGGAACGTCGTGGAGACCGCCCGGCTGATGACGACGCAGAACGTCAAGCGCCTGCCGGTGGTCGACGAGACCGACAATCTCGTCGGCATCATCAGTCGGGCCGACATCCTGCGGGTCTTCCTCCGCGAGGACGCCGCCATCCGCTCCGAGATCGAACGCGATCTCTTGGAACGCACCATGGGTCTGGCACCCTCGGCGGTGCGGGCCGAGGTGTCCGAAGGACAGGTCATCCTCACCGGCAACGTCGAGACCCGCAGCACGATCCCGCTCATCGAACATCTGTGCCGTTCAGTGGACGGCGTCGTCTCGGTCCACCAGCGCCTGACGTACACGACGGACGACACCGGAGGCGGCTTCCCCGCCGCATGACCACGCGCGGGCACTCTCACGAGGAGCCAGAGATGTACCGCACGCAGCGCACCGTCAGTGACGTGATGACGCAGACCGTCGTGGCGGTCAGCGGTGATGCGCCCTACAAGCAGATCGCCCGGACGCTCGCGGAGTGGAAGGTCAGCGCCGTGCCCGTCCTGGCGGGCGAGGGCCGTGTCATCGGCGTCGTCTCCGAGGCCGATCTCTTGTCGAAGGAGGAGTACAAGGGACGCGAGCCGACCGACGTCGCCCGGCCCGAGCAGCTCGGTGACCTGGCGAAGGCGGGTGCGAGGACCGCGGAGGACTTGATGAGCACTCCCGCCGTCACCGTGCACGCGGATGCCACCGTCGCCGAAGCCGCCCGCATCATGGCCCGAAAGGGCGTCAAGCGCCTGCCCGTGGTCGACGCCGAAGGGATGCTCGCCGGCATCGTCAGCCGCGCCGACCTGCTCAAGGTCTACCTCCGCAGCGACGAGGACATCGCGCAGGAGGTCCGCGACGAGGTCATCGCCCGCCTCTTTCCCCACCGGAGCCCCACCGTCGAGGTCCAGGTGACCGAAGGTGTGGTCACCCTCTCGGGCCACCTGCCCGACGCGACCATGGTCCCGTTCGTGGCACGGCTGGTCAGGGCCGCTGAAGGCGTCGTCAACGTCGACCTCCGCCTGGACGGCCCGACGAGCTGAACGCCGACCGGGAGCCCGGGCGCCACCGTCCGGGCTCCCGGTCGGCTGCACAGCACTGGCACGAGCCCTCACGTTCTGATCCCCTGGAAGAGGCGGCTAGCGAGCCGCGGACCGCCGGCGACGGCACCCCGCACCGGGCGGCCACGTGGAGGCTGGGACGATGCACAACGGCGGGCCGCGACCCGGCGACCCCGACACGGACTCCGCCGGTCCGCACAA from Streptomyces albireticuli carries:
- a CDS encoding SHOCT domain-containing protein, whose product is MMFWYGHGMSGWGWFAMTISMILFWGLIITVAVLLFRSLARPAVPPGGEHTSWHKGPAPGSPEQILAERYARGEIDEEEYQRRLATLRGSPPGPAKP
- a CDS encoding DUF305 domain-containing protein, translating into MSTLCLQARRAASATAVAVTATLVLAACGGNSNNGGSAGTSTSATPSGSASAPAGLHNQADVTFAQGMIPHHRQAIVMSDMVQAHSSSGEVKALTERIKKAQAPEIETMTAWLRAWGEPVPRG
- a CDS encoding DUF305 domain-containing protein; protein product: MSHGSPTGMPGMMDDQQMNSLKGMTGTAFDKMFLTMMIEHHEGAISMANTEKRRGSYAPAKELADSIVTSQTAEIAQMRKMLGTGSPSPTAS
- the ppsA gene encoding phosphoenolpyruvate synthase, whose product is MPLTGRVIPFSELGRSDVSVVGGKNGSLGELIRHLAPVGVNVPDGFATTADAYREFLRTDGLGDRIAGHLARLPSGAALSEVGAAIRADILATPLPTALGDEVIQAYARLAHEAGRTDPDVAVRSSATAEDLPEASFAGQQETYLNVRGGEALLDACHRCYASLFTDRAIDYRERMRFDQLAVALSVGVQLMVRSDLGCSGVMFTLDTETGFPEVVVIDAAWGLGESVVSGQVDPDEYVVFKPLLKNPVLNPVIRAATGSKLIKVVYAEGGLTRTVDTGRAERGARVLDDGEARSLAEWAVAVERHYGTPMDLEWAKDGRTGEVFVVQARPETVRSRRAPAVLRRYKLTGTGECLVTGVAVGEAVGAGPACALATPVGLERFPTGSVLVTSVTDPDWEPLMKRAAAIVTDHGGRTSHAAIVSRELGVPAVVGTGNATAVLADSDPVTVSCAEGSEGRVYAGLVGYEETDIDVTELPATRTRVMLNLADPAAAFRWWQLPADGVGLARMEFMVAHQVKVHPMALLRPGRLSAEERHAVDELTAGYADRAEYFVDRLARGVATITASRWPAPVILRTSDFKTNEYAKLVGGRPFEPAEANPMIGWRGASRYYSEGYREGFALECQAIRRVREGFGLTNVVVMIPFCRTPAEADRVLEVMAQEGLRRGEHGLQVYVMAEIPANIVLAREFAERFDGFSIGSNDLTQLTLGVDRDSEELAGLFDETDRAVTRSIESLISIAHDAGRPVGLCGQRPSDDPDFAAFLVAAGIDSVSVAPDSFVPVKQHVAAAEQQ
- a CDS encoding universal stress protein: MARPVAVGVDGSEESLAAVAWAAREAVTRDAPLRVVHALEWRTSNLQFSPGVSAQREWAEGRIETVRQELAEAHPGLRVDVDGVSELPAKALIEAGRESQLLALGSRGLGGFEGWLLGSVSLAVVAHATVPVVLVRAGVEPPVRGGDGPVVVGVGRDGSYGPLVDFAFRAAAARQVVLRVVHARQQEATDGSEGEEKPGGGVLVGRLAPWRQQWPGVEVDKWLTTGPAAQRLVEAARDAELLVVGRRVHRPALGAHIGPVTHAAVHHVRCPVAVVPHS
- a CDS encoding CBS domain-containing protein gives rise to the protein MQHRTVDELMTRNVVRVRPDTPFKEIVRELAENDVTAVPVVDPSGRVVGVVSEADLMRKSADQPDPFGRVAVPSLEAWERAKAEGARAEELMSAPPVCARPEWNVVETARLMTTQNVKRLPVVDETDNLVGIISRADILRVFLREDAAIRSEIERDLLERTMGLAPSAVRAEVSEGQVILTGNVETRSTIPLIEHLCRSVDGVVSVHQRLTYTTDDTGGGFPAA
- a CDS encoding CBS domain-containing protein gives rise to the protein MYRTQRTVSDVMTQTVVAVSGDAPYKQIARTLAEWKVSAVPVLAGEGRVIGVVSEADLLSKEEYKGREPTDVARPEQLGDLAKAGARTAEDLMSTPAVTVHADATVAEAARIMARKGVKRLPVVDAEGMLAGIVSRADLLKVYLRSDEDIAQEVRDEVIARLFPHRSPTVEVQVTEGVVTLSGHLPDATMVPFVARLVRAAEGVVNVDLRLDGPTS